The following are from one region of the Endozoicomonas sp. 4G genome:
- the atpB gene encoding F0F1 ATP synthase subunit A — protein MATTASGYIAHHLQNLTFGKLPAGFERIDNYGNELGVLSQDTWTFAKTAAEAKEMGFWAFHVDSLFWSVLLGVVFVTIFRMVAKRATAGVPSGMQNLVETVIEFVDGNVRDTFHGRSNLIAPLALTIFCWVFFMNLMDLIPVDWIPGLATALGIPYMKIVPSTDPNITLGMSFSVFMLVIFYSIKVKGIGGFIGELTLHPFNSPNKAVQALLIPINFLLETVTLVAKPISLALRLFGNMYAGELIFILIALVGWLQLPLHFGWAVFHILVITLQAFIFMILTIVYLSMASEDH, from the coding sequence ATGGCGACAACAGCATCAGGGTACATAGCCCACCACCTGCAGAATCTTACCTTCGGTAAGCTGCCAGCAGGTTTTGAACGTATTGACAATTATGGTAATGAGTTGGGTGTTCTGTCTCAGGACACTTGGACCTTTGCCAAAACCGCTGCTGAAGCAAAAGAAATGGGCTTCTGGGCGTTCCACGTAGACAGCCTGTTCTGGTCTGTTCTGCTGGGTGTGGTGTTTGTCACGATCTTTCGAATGGTGGCCAAGCGGGCTACTGCGGGTGTTCCCAGTGGTATGCAGAACCTGGTCGAAACGGTTATTGAGTTTGTAGATGGCAATGTCAGAGACACTTTTCATGGCAGAAGTAATCTGATTGCCCCTCTGGCGCTGACCATTTTCTGCTGGGTCTTCTTTATGAACCTGATGGACCTGATCCCTGTTGACTGGATTCCGGGTCTGGCCACTGCTTTGGGCATCCCTTATATGAAGATCGTACCGAGTACGGATCCGAACATTACCCTGGGTATGTCCTTCTCTGTCTTTATGCTCGTTATCTTTTACTCGATTAAAGTAAAAGGTATCGGTGGGTTTATTGGTGAGCTGACCCTTCATCCGTTCAACAGTCCCAATAAAGCCGTACAGGCTCTGTTAATTCCCATCAATTTCCTGCTGGAAACGGTCACCCTTGTCGCCAAACCTATTTCTTTGGCGCTGCGTCTTTTCGGTAACATGTACGCGGGTGAACTGATCTTTATCCTGATTGCTTTGGTGGGATGGTTACAGCTGCCTTTGCACTTTGGATGGGCTGTTTTCCATATTCTGGTGATCACCCTGCAGGCATTCATTTTTATGATCCTGACCATTGTCTACCTTAGCATGGCAAGCGAAGATCATTAA